A stretch of the Flavobacterium aquiphilum genome encodes the following:
- a CDS encoding OmpH family outer membrane protein codes for MKQFKTLLIAAILFLGATQISSAQTKVAHVDTQEIISKMPAMLDAQKQLEKLSGTYDAEIKKMIDEYQAKLKNYDAEASKVTEAVNVERQKEVQDMQKRIGDYRDNAQKELQKKQEEIMKPLYDKVKASIQKIGKAKGFQYVLDSSSLLLADGTNITVDVKKDLGF; via the coding sequence ATGAAACAATTCAAAACTTTATTAATTGCTGCGATACTATTTTTAGGTGCAACTCAAATTTCAAGTGCTCAAACTAAGGTAGCTCATGTCGACACACAGGAAATCATCTCTAAGATGCCAGCTATGCTTGATGCTCAAAAACAATTGGAAAAATTGAGTGGTACTTATGATGCAGAGATCAAAAAGATGATTGATGAATACCAAGCAAAATTAAAAAATTATGATGCTGAGGCATCAAAGGTAACTGAAGCTGTTAACGTAGAGCGTCAAAAAGAAGTTCAAGATATGCAAAAAAGAATCGGTGACTATAGAGATAATGCTCAAAAAGAATTGCAAAAAAAGCAAGAAGAAATCATGAAACCACTTTATGACAAAGTAAAAGCTTCTATCCAAAAAATTGGTAAAGCAAAAGGTTTCCAATATGTTCTTGACTCATCTTCACTTTTACTTGCTGATGGAACAAACATCACTGTTGACGTAAAAAAAGATTTAGGTTTTTAA
- a CDS encoding OmpH family outer membrane protein, with amino-acid sequence MRKEFLFIILALFVETTITAQTRGNKVGYIDMEYILQNVPNYVEAKAQLEQKAEQWKKEIEAKKIEINKLSEALKAEKPLLTAELIEERETEIKFLETEKLDYQQKRFGPNGDLVIQKAGLVKPIQDQVFTAVQDIAEAKKYDFIFDKSSHLTILFAAKRFDISDQVIRMLNRTDKREQLSKKQLKEEEAKEKLEDEIDENPAVAEREKALLDKKAAREKLVADKKAAQEETKRKYEERRQQLLQERDAKKNGTVVAPSKTEGTDTAKKATEESKANIYEERKKALEEKRKKTLEEREANKKATGVAPAKTAEDAKSFTPSTVTDKTETSKKATEEVKPADVKTVDAKPETEAPKTSVYEERKKALEEKRKKILEEREAAKKAAEEKRLKEIQEKEALKKANEVK; translated from the coding sequence ATGAGAAAAGAATTTTTATTTATAATTTTAGCCCTTTTTGTTGAGACTACTATAACAGCTCAAACCAGAGGAAACAAAGTTGGATATATAGACATGGAGTATATTTTACAAAATGTCCCCAACTATGTTGAAGCTAAAGCTCAATTAGAGCAGAAAGCCGAACAATGGAAAAAAGAAATTGAAGCCAAAAAAATAGAAATAAATAAACTTTCTGAAGCTTTAAAAGCTGAAAAGCCATTATTGACAGCTGAATTAATTGAGGAAAGAGAAACGGAAATAAAGTTCCTTGAAACTGAAAAATTAGATTATCAACAAAAAAGATTTGGCCCTAATGGCGATTTAGTAATACAAAAGGCAGGGTTAGTTAAACCCATCCAAGATCAAGTTTTTACCGCTGTTCAGGATATTGCAGAAGCAAAAAAATACGACTTCATATTTGACAAATCATCCCATTTAACTATTCTTTTTGCTGCGAAAAGATTTGATATTAGTGATCAAGTAATTCGAATGTTGAATCGAACCGATAAAAGAGAGCAATTATCCAAAAAGCAACTGAAAGAGGAAGAAGCGAAAGAGAAGTTAGAAGATGAAATAGATGAAAATCCAGCTGTTGCCGAAAGAGAAAAAGCATTATTAGATAAAAAAGCGGCCAGGGAAAAATTAGTTGCCGACAAAAAAGCAGCTCAGGAAGAGACCAAAAGAAAATACGAAGAAAGAAGACAACAATTATTGCAGGAAAGAGATGCTAAAAAAAATGGCACAGTTGTTGCTCCATCTAAAACAGAAGGAACAGATACTGCCAAAAAAGCAACCGAAGAGTCCAAAGCAAACATATACGAGGAACGTAAAAAAGCCTTAGAAGAAAAAAGAAAAAAAACGCTTGAAGAAAGAGAAGCTAATAAAAAAGCTACTGGAGTTGCACCGGCTAAAACAGCAGAAGACGCAAAATCTTTCACTCCAAGTACGGTGACAGACAAAACAGAGACTTCTAAAAAAGCGACAGAAGAAGTTAAGCCTGCTGATGTTAAAACAGTTGATGCAAAACCTGAGACTGAAGCACCAAAAACAAGCGTCTACGAGGAACGCAAAAAAGCTTTAGAAGAAAAAAGAAAAAAAATACTCGAAGAAAGAGAAGCTGCAAAAAAAGCAGCAGAAGAAAAAAGATTAAAAGAAATACAAGAGAAAGAAGCTTTAAAAAAAGCTAATGAAGTAAAATAA
- a CDS encoding sensor histidine kinase — MSDDKIHTLRNEIEFRNHRRKQPFFFKIFPSFFYILIVAIGTIIKTLSEFYSDQQNKLLAESQRTSTELNYLRKQTNPHFLFNSLNSIYSLAHKKSDLVPDAIVTLSEMMRYMLYETDNKTVLLEKEIDYIKNFIDLQKLRLNNIENISINVHGDTKNKFIEPLLLISFIENAFKYGTDYKGAAFVKIVITIEENVLTFWVENKIENNKKDPENSGIGLSNIENRLNLLYPNAHELNISTTDAKYTVHLILELDKIQA; from the coding sequence ATGTCCGATGACAAAATTCATACGCTTAGGAACGAAATCGAGTTTAGAAACCACAGAAGAAAACAGCCGTTTTTCTTTAAAATTTTCCCTTCTTTCTTTTATATTTTAATTGTAGCTATCGGAACAATAATCAAAACATTATCCGAATTTTATAGCGATCAACAAAATAAGTTACTAGCAGAAAGCCAAAGAACCTCAACGGAATTAAACTATCTAAGAAAGCAAACCAATCCTCATTTTTTGTTCAATTCCCTTAATAGTATCTACTCACTTGCCCATAAAAAATCAGACTTAGTGCCCGATGCCATTGTGACTTTGTCGGAAATGATGCGGTATATGCTTTATGAAACTGACAATAAAACGGTTTTACTGGAAAAGGAAATTGATTACATTAAAAATTTTATTGATTTACAAAAACTTCGACTTAACAATATTGAAAATATTAGCATAAACGTTCATGGTGACACCAAAAATAAGTTTATCGAACCTCTGCTATTAATTTCATTTATTGAGAACGCATTCAAATACGGAACCGATTATAAAGGTGCAGCTTTCGTCAAAATTGTAATAACCATTGAAGAAAACGTGTTGACATTTTGGGTGGAAAACAAAATCGAAAACAATAAAAAAGATCCTGAAAATTCAGGAATTGGTTTATCCAACATTGAGAACAGACTTAATTTGCTGTACCCAAACGCCCATGAACTGAATATATCTACTACAGATGCAAAATATACCGTACATTTGATTTTAGAATTAGACAAAATTCAGGCTTAG
- a CDS encoding aromatic hydrocarbon degradation protein — translation MKKSCLLLVLVFFTSFFSHSQSISTSPYSLYGLGSLYEANFGLIPSLGTAGVALSSENFINNKNAASLVDIPENNFFFEVGGKGIQTSFENSQRVENRNNFQFSHFAFAFPITKKSAVSVAMMPYSSSSFKISGLKIPIIDSSNEYYYLDVLGTGGLNNLDFSYAYKVSNKLSFGLTGSVLFGNTTDNRTYEINNSVTTIDKKVSYSGIRPILSTQFKADPSLTFGLNVKSPSRVNASKIQSVTVTNTSGTYDLEDEVKSNTDDFYLPLEIGVGFNKSFKNKLNITFDYEKDFWDATNQSDLYGTFSNQEKFGLGFSYQKKKVSRNYFDRIKYATGFNYDTGYLEVDNKKIEDKSFSVGLSLPLDQLSSSLFISYSYGQKGQITNSLVQENYHKLTLNLNLDGIWFVRKKLD, via the coding sequence ATGAAAAAGAGTTGCCTTTTATTGGTTTTAGTGTTTTTTACGTCCTTTTTCTCCCATTCTCAAAGTATTTCGACTTCGCCTTATTCTCTTTATGGGTTAGGGAGTCTGTATGAAGCGAATTTTGGGCTGATACCGTCCTTGGGAACAGCGGGTGTAGCATTGTCTTCGGAAAATTTTATCAATAATAAGAATGCTGCTTCACTTGTTGATATTCCGGAGAACAATTTCTTTTTTGAAGTTGGAGGAAAAGGGATTCAGACCTCATTTGAAAATAGTCAACGGGTTGAAAATCGAAATAATTTTCAATTTTCTCATTTTGCTTTTGCTTTTCCAATCACTAAAAAATCGGCGGTTAGTGTAGCAATGATGCCTTATTCCAGCTCTTCTTTTAAGATTTCAGGACTTAAAATTCCAATAATAGATAGTAGTAATGAATATTATTATTTGGATGTATTGGGAACTGGAGGATTGAATAATTTGGATTTTTCGTATGCTTATAAAGTGAGTAATAAATTATCTTTTGGGTTAACTGGTTCCGTGTTATTTGGAAATACTACTGATAATAGAACTTATGAAATCAATAACTCGGTTACAACTATCGATAAAAAAGTAAGTTATAGCGGTATTCGTCCAATTTTAAGTACACAATTCAAAGCAGATCCATCGCTTACTTTTGGGTTGAATGTAAAATCACCATCAAGAGTAAATGCCAGCAAAATTCAATCGGTTACTGTTACAAACACTTCCGGAACTTACGATTTGGAGGATGAAGTAAAATCCAATACTGATGATTTTTATTTGCCACTGGAAATAGGAGTGGGGTTCAATAAGTCTTTTAAAAATAAGCTAAACATAACTTTTGATTATGAAAAAGACTTTTGGGATGCTACCAATCAATCAGATTTGTATGGGACTTTTTCCAATCAGGAAAAGTTTGGATTGGGATTTTCTTATCAAAAGAAAAAAGTGTCCAGAAATTATTTTGACAGGATAAAATATGCTACAGGTTTTAATTATGACACAGGTTATTTAGAGGTGGACAATAAAAAAATTGAAGACAAGAGTTTTTCTGTCGGGCTTTCATTGCCTTTAGATCAACTTTCATCCTCGTTATTTATTTCCTATTCTTATGGCCAAAAGGGACAAATAACAAATTCTTTAGTTCAGGAAAATTATCATAAATTGACCTTGAATCTTAATTTAGATGGGATTTGGTTCGTTAGGAAAAAGTTAGATTAG
- a CDS encoding LytR/AlgR family response regulator transcription factor, translated as MKCVIIDDEPLAVELLVEFVGRVDSLELVTTFTNAIDAISIINQTEIDLIFLDIEMPHFSGIDFINAIEKKPLIIFTTAYSNYAVEGFNLGAVDYLVKPIPFNRFLKSVLRAQQIFAAKNPQIESPTAPNAPEIEHDFMFVRSEYENVKINFADILFIEGLKDYVKIYTTDNKYTLTLISLIKLENLLSPKGFARIHRSYIINIKHVKSIQKNKVLIADKRIPISESYKTAFFEKINL; from the coding sequence ATGAAATGTGTAATTATAGATGACGAACCATTAGCAGTAGAATTATTGGTCGAATTTGTTGGAAGAGTTGACTCATTGGAACTTGTCACCACATTTACCAATGCAATAGACGCTATATCGATAATTAATCAAACCGAAATTGATTTAATCTTTTTAGATATCGAAATGCCTCATTTTTCAGGAATTGATTTTATCAATGCTATCGAAAAAAAACCTTTAATCATCTTTACAACCGCTTATTCCAATTATGCAGTTGAAGGATTCAATCTTGGTGCAGTAGATTATTTGGTAAAACCAATTCCTTTTAATCGTTTTCTTAAATCAGTTTTGCGGGCGCAGCAAATTTTTGCTGCAAAAAATCCTCAAATAGAATCCCCTACTGCTCCAAATGCTCCCGAAATCGAACATGATTTTATGTTTGTACGCTCGGAATATGAAAATGTAAAAATTAATTTTGCCGATATTTTATTTATCGAAGGATTGAAAGATTATGTAAAAATATACACTACCGACAATAAATACACCTTAACCTTAATCAGTTTAATAAAACTTGAAAACCTATTATCTCCGAAAGGTTTTGCAAGGATTCACCGTTCGTATATCATCAATATCAAACATGTAAAATCCATTCAGAAAAATAAGGTCTTAATTGCCGATAAAAGAATTCCAATTAGTGAAAGTTACAAAACGGCTTTTTTTGAAAAAATAAATCTTTGA
- a CDS encoding DUF6268 family outer membrane beta-barrel protein — protein MRIKKFTKLLILIPMFSVYAQKGLSVDLNLKTEPIDNGSIKQTGIGFIFLKDIGTKNKLISTFKYKNTTVTDEVETYLLKNYTTNYSSTSFNSFENIFEFSHQLTEKTKLNIEIQPTVNYESNFDFSDISILGGVELSQSINKNTSIVLGIKRMTVFGKPEILPTFSYNHQFSDKVNLKLGFPNAELSFSNSIRNKFSLNNDFSGSSYNLNSPIITEDSNTISKLGFSQMETTLQFERNLDTSWFLDIKGGYSSNKEFKFSDENRTTEMNKDLKNGGVYSVSIKYKF, from the coding sequence ATGAGAATAAAAAAATTTACAAAGCTTTTGATATTGATTCCAATGTTTAGTGTTTATGCGCAAAAAGGTCTTTCTGTTGATCTGAACTTAAAAACGGAACCTATAGACAACGGCTCAATAAAACAAACCGGAATTGGGTTTATATTTCTTAAGGATATTGGAACTAAAAATAAATTGATTAGTACTTTTAAATACAAAAACACAACCGTTACAGATGAAGTCGAAACCTATTTATTGAAAAATTACACCACAAATTATAGCAGCACTAGCTTTAATAGTTTCGAAAATATTTTTGAATTTTCTCATCAGTTAACCGAAAAAACAAAATTGAACATAGAGATACAACCGACAGTTAATTATGAGAGTAACTTTGATTTTTCGGACATAAGCATTTTAGGAGGCGTTGAATTGAGCCAATCAATTAACAAAAACACCAGTATTGTTTTAGGGATAAAGAGAATGACTGTTTTTGGGAAACCCGAAATACTCCCAACATTTTCCTATAATCACCAATTCAGCGACAAGGTAAATTTAAAATTAGGATTCCCTAATGCTGAACTATCCTTCTCGAATTCGATTCGGAATAAATTTAGTTTAAACAATGACTTTAGCGGAAGCAGTTACAATCTAAATTCTCCAATAATAACCGAAGATTCAAATACCATATCAAAACTAGGATTCTCACAAATGGAAACCACATTGCAATTCGAAAGAAACTTAGATACTTCTTGGTTTCTCGACATCAAAGGAGGATATTCATCAAACAAGGAATTTAAATTTTCAGATGAAAACAGAACAACCGAAATGAATAAGGACTTAAAAAATGGCGGCGTCTATTCTGTCAGTATAAAATATAAATTTTAA
- a CDS encoding gamma carbonic anhydrase family protein has product MIIKAVKGKSPVIPEDCYVADNATIVGDVTFGTQCSVWFNAVIRGDVHSVTIGNKVNIQDGAIVHCTYQKHPTVIGNNVSIGHNAIVHGCTIQDNVLIGMGSIVMDNCVVGSNSIIAAGAVVTQNSIIEPGSIWAGVPAKKVKDIDQSDFAGEIERISNNYVMYSSWFKEE; this is encoded by the coding sequence ATGATAATAAAGGCTGTAAAAGGAAAATCACCTGTTATCCCCGAAGATTGTTATGTGGCCGATAATGCTACTATTGTTGGTGATGTAACTTTTGGGACTCAATGTAGTGTGTGGTTTAATGCCGTAATTCGTGGAGATGTTCATTCTGTTACCATTGGGAATAAAGTAAATATTCAGGATGGGGCTATCGTACATTGCACTTACCAAAAGCACCCAACAGTTATAGGTAATAATGTTTCTATTGGACATAATGCAATTGTGCACGGCTGTACGATTCAGGATAACGTGTTAATAGGCATGGGGTCTATTGTGATGGACAATTGTGTCGTTGGGAGTAATTCAATTATCGCAGCTGGAGCAGTTGTTACACAAAATTCAATAATAGAACCAGGTTCCATTTGGGCTGGTGTTCCTGCCAAAAAAGTCAAAGATATCGATCAATCTGATTTTGCCGGAGAAATCGAGCGTATCTCCAATAACTACGTAATGTATTCGAGTTGGTTTAAAGAGGAATAA
- a CDS encoding PorP/SprF family type IX secretion system membrane protein gives MRFKIKYLIAFFFISSFAFSQEGIPVYSDYLSDNYYLIFPSMAGASNCHKLRFTERKQWFDQTDAPALQTLSYNGRVGERSGIGAIVFNDVNGYHSQFGFKATYAHHIMFSRDEVDLNQLSFGVNVGVNQSQLDETDFMNSGDYDPALGNVVQHASYFNMDIGASYNLLDFSLHAVVKNVLETRQNLYSEYESDNLRKFIVSGGYIFGNADKILWEPSLLYQYVDKTRESALDVNMKAYKNLEMGQLWGGLSYRRSFDGAEYRTGSGTNSQKLQYVTPILGFNYKNFMFAYTYTHLLGDIQYQSGGFHQLTLGFNFLCKPVKYDCNCPAVN, from the coding sequence ATGCGTTTTAAAATTAAGTATTTAATTGCCTTTTTTTTTATAAGTTCATTTGCATTTTCTCAGGAAGGAATACCGGTTTATTCGGATTATCTATCGGATAATTATTATTTGATTTTTCCTTCTATGGCGGGAGCTTCCAATTGTCACAAATTAAGGTTTACTGAACGTAAACAATGGTTCGATCAAACTGATGCACCTGCATTGCAAACATTAAGTTACAATGGTAGAGTGGGTGAAAGATCTGGAATCGGAGCGATAGTTTTTAATGATGTCAATGGATATCATTCGCAATTTGGTTTTAAAGCTACTTATGCACATCATATTATGTTTTCGAGGGATGAAGTTGATTTGAATCAATTGTCTTTTGGTGTTAATGTTGGCGTTAACCAAAGTCAATTGGATGAAACTGATTTTATGAATTCAGGAGATTATGATCCGGCATTAGGAAATGTTGTTCAACATGCTTCTTATTTTAATATGGATATAGGAGCTTCTTATAATCTTCTTGATTTTAGTTTGCATGCAGTAGTTAAGAATGTTTTGGAAACGAGACAGAATCTTTATAGCGAATACGAAAGCGACAATTTGAGAAAATTTATTGTTAGTGGTGGTTATATTTTTGGTAATGCCGATAAAATTTTATGGGAACCTTCGCTTTTATATCAATATGTTGACAAAACGAGAGAAAGTGCATTGGATGTAAATATGAAGGCTTATAAAAATCTGGAAATGGGGCAGCTATGGGGAGGTTTGTCGTATAGAAGAAGTTTTGACGGAGCAGAATACAGAACAGGAAGTGGGACTAATAGCCAGAAATTGCAATATGTTACCCCAATCTTAGGATTCAATTATAAAAATTTCATGTTTGCATATACTTATACTCATTTGTTGGGTGATATTCAATATCAAAGTGGAGGATTTCACCAACTTACTTTAGGATTTAATTTCTTGTGTAAACCTGTAAAATACGATTGTAATTGTCCTGCGGTTAATTAA
- the murI gene encoding glutamate racemase: MTNDRPIGVFDSGIGGTSIWKAIHDLMPNEQTIYLADSKNAPYGQKSKAEIVALSMKNTDLLIEMGCKLIVVACNTATTNAIQELRAKYDIPFIGIEPAIKPAATNSKTQTIGILATKGTLNSELFNKTAEKYQDTKIIEQIGYGLVQLIEDGQINSQEMTQLLYSYLTPMIEANIDYLVLGCSHYPYLIPQIKKILPEHIQIIDSGQAVAKQTQNVLREKVGFTTAKNSNPIFYTNTNPKVLSEILENKYPVEEKDF, encoded by the coding sequence ATGACAAACGATAGACCAATTGGCGTTTTTGACTCAGGAATTGGAGGAACTTCCATCTGGAAAGCCATTCATGATTTAATGCCAAATGAACAAACAATCTACCTTGCCGACAGCAAGAATGCTCCTTATGGACAAAAATCAAAAGCAGAGATCGTTGCCTTGAGCATGAAAAACACTGACTTATTGATTGAAATGGGATGCAAACTGATCGTTGTAGCCTGCAATACTGCAACAACCAATGCCATACAGGAATTAAGAGCCAAATATGATATTCCATTCATTGGCATAGAACCAGCCATAAAACCTGCAGCAACAAACTCCAAAACCCAAACAATTGGCATCTTGGCGACAAAAGGAACATTAAATAGTGAACTTTTTAATAAAACAGCAGAGAAATACCAAGACACCAAAATCATTGAGCAAATAGGTTACGGATTGGTTCAGTTAATTGAAGATGGTCAGATCAATTCTCAAGAAATGACACAACTATTATATTCCTATTTAACACCAATGATTGAGGCCAATATTGACTATCTCGTTTTAGGTTGCAGTCACTATCCTTATTTAATTCCTCAAATAAAGAAAATCCTTCCGGAACACATCCAAATCATTGATTCAGGGCAAGCTGTTGCCAAACAAACCCAAAACGTACTACGTGAAAAAGTTGGCTTTACGACTGCAAAAAACAGTAATCCAATCTTTTACACCAACACCAACCCCAAAGTTTTAAGCGAAATTCTAGAAAACAAATATCCTGTTGAAGAAAAAGATTTTTAA
- a CDS encoding DUF4270 family protein — MHKFLSLLFLGLLIVSCDSDTDAGEFVVGADYLAIKNKVIEIDTVNIDVSNIKLDSLVTSNQSRILVGNYDDPLFGKVKSDSYFQVATTSFNLNSSSDTESTGYVFDSIAMILRYDDYYFADTTKVQTLNIRRITQNFKPNKDDKSFYNSSSLTYDSPILGTISYKPKPIGRDSINIKVSNEFGLEFFNKFKNNEITSYDDFTDYLKGFVISSESGNSNSVIGFNLSSVLRLYYSKGKGDAGNKYHMDFAISDATKQFNAISSDRAGTLIQDLPLAKANLSSSLTGNKGFIQSGTGIVCRVDFPNVKQLKYLSEKGAIVDAKLIMKPVKDSYSKMFPLPESLNVYVVDKLNRIKTTLTNSSGGTMVATLTKGNDEFDEIVGYQLSVGAFLQKEMLKQSDSKSGLIFTLPILSKVVDRVALGDQYSKESHMKLQIYYISY, encoded by the coding sequence ATGCACAAGTTTTTGAGTTTGTTGTTTTTGGGTTTATTGATCGTTTCCTGCGATTCGGATACAGACGCAGGGGAATTTGTGGTAGGGGCAGATTATTTGGCGATAAAAAATAAAGTAATTGAGATTGATACCGTAAACATTGATGTTTCCAATATAAAGTTAGATTCTCTAGTAACTTCCAATCAAAGTAGAATTTTAGTAGGGAATTATGATGATCCTCTTTTTGGAAAAGTAAAATCAGACAGTTATTTTCAAGTTGCGACAACATCTTTCAATCTTAATTCGAGTTCAGATACCGAATCTACTGGATATGTGTTTGATTCGATTGCGATGATTTTGAGATATGATGATTATTATTTTGCAGATACTACAAAAGTACAGACGTTAAATATTCGAAGAATTACACAAAACTTTAAACCGAATAAAGACGATAAAAGTTTTTACAATAGTTCCAGTTTAACTTATGACAGTCCTATTTTGGGAACAATAAGCTACAAGCCAAAACCAATTGGCAGAGATAGTATCAATATTAAAGTGAGTAACGAATTCGGTTTAGAGTTCTTCAATAAATTTAAAAATAATGAAATTACCAGTTATGATGATTTTACGGATTATTTGAAAGGTTTTGTAATAAGTTCTGAATCCGGAAATTCTAACAGTGTAATTGGATTTAACTTATCAAGTGTACTTCGTCTGTATTATTCTAAAGGGAAAGGAGATGCTGGAAATAAATATCACATGGATTTTGCTATTTCTGATGCTACTAAGCAGTTCAACGCTATTTCTTCAGACCGGGCAGGAACATTGATTCAAGATCTGCCTTTAGCTAAAGCAAATTTGTCTAGTTCACTTACCGGTAATAAAGGATTTATTCAATCGGGTACCGGAATTGTTTGTCGAGTCGATTTTCCCAATGTCAAACAATTGAAATACCTTTCAGAAAAAGGTGCTATTGTAGATGCTAAACTAATAATGAAACCGGTCAAGGATTCCTATTCTAAAATGTTCCCTTTGCCGGAGAGTTTGAATGTATATGTTGTTGATAAATTAAACCGAATAAAAACAACACTGACCAATTCCAGTGGAGGAACTATGGTTGCAACTTTAACGAAAGGCAATGACGAATTTGATGAAATAGTAGGTTATCAATTGTCAGTTGGAGCTTTTTTGCAAAAGGAAATGCTCAAGCAGTCGGATTCGAAGAGTGGTTTGATTTTTACGTTGCCTATTTTATCCAAAGTTGTTGATAGAGTTGCTTTAGGTGATCAGTATAGTAAAGAGAGCCATATGAAATTACAAATCTATTATATAAGTTATTAA
- a CDS encoding Kelch repeat-containing protein — protein MKHLKKGIFLSTLLIALICISCNNDSDDEEILGNWIKKSAFDGPARSSAASFVIGTYAYIATGYTGDEYLKDMWAYNSEGDYWEQKADFIGVPRSSSSGFELDGKGYIGLGYDGTNKLKDFYEYNPTTNTWTQKADFAGTARYGAVAFQVGGKALMGTGYDGNYLKDFYQYNPTDNSWAQINGFSGNKRRNATVFIIDGIAYFGTGINSGVNQVDFWAFDPNTEIWTRKRDLDDDEDDHDAYTIKRANASSFSINGLGYICCGDSSNSIWEYNPKTDIWKQKTALEGSGRSDAVGITLNEERGFVVLGKSGTSYFDDVWEFKPNDEQNDDDN, from the coding sequence ATGAAACACTTAAAAAAAGGGATATTTCTCAGTACTTTACTCATTGCCTTAATTTGCATCAGCTGCAACAATGATTCCGATGATGAAGAAATACTAGGAAACTGGATAAAAAAATCAGCTTTTGATGGTCCGGCAAGATCAAGTGCAGCCAGTTTCGTTATTGGCACATACGCTTATATAGCTACAGGATACACGGGTGACGAATACCTAAAAGACATGTGGGCATACAACTCAGAAGGCGATTATTGGGAACAAAAAGCAGATTTCATAGGAGTTCCCAGAAGTTCCAGTTCAGGTTTTGAATTGGACGGAAAAGGATATATTGGACTTGGTTATGATGGAACCAATAAATTAAAAGACTTTTACGAATACAATCCAACTACCAATACTTGGACACAAAAAGCAGATTTTGCCGGAACAGCCCGATATGGTGCAGTAGCTTTCCAAGTAGGAGGAAAAGCTTTAATGGGAACTGGATATGATGGTAATTATTTAAAAGATTTTTACCAATATAATCCAACTGATAATTCCTGGGCTCAAATTAATGGGTTTAGCGGCAACAAAAGAAGAAATGCGACTGTATTTATCATTGATGGGATTGCTTACTTTGGAACAGGTATAAACAGCGGTGTGAACCAAGTTGACTTTTGGGCATTTGATCCAAATACCGAAATTTGGACACGAAAAAGAGACTTAGATGATGACGAAGACGATCACGACGCCTACACCATCAAAAGAGCTAACGCTTCCAGTTTTTCAATTAATGGTTTGGGATATATTTGTTGTGGTGACAGTAGCAACAGTATTTGGGAATACAACCCTAAAACTGATATATGGAAACAAAAAACAGCTTTGGAAGGTTCAGGAAGATCTGATGCAGTAGGAATAACACTCAACGAAGAAAGAGGTTTTGTGGTACTTGGAAAATCAGGAACATCCTATTTTGATGATGTATGGGAATTCAAACCAAACGACGAACAAAATGACGACGACAACTAA
- a CDS encoding DUF4907 domain-containing protein: protein MTTTTNNKNKFFREQLRKNFSFPFNLSIIILLVAILLLISFPKEKKLDVATIKLNQGWGYVITNNNRIIIKQTIIPVISKNKSFQTEKEAMAVGQLVMKKLETNLSPTITKKDLILLKIKL, encoded by the coding sequence ATGACGACGACAACTAATAACAAAAACAAATTCTTCCGTGAACAATTACGGAAGAATTTTTCATTTCCATTTAATTTATCAATAATTATACTATTAGTAGCAATACTGCTTTTAATTTCGTTCCCAAAGGAAAAAAAATTAGATGTTGCAACTATTAAACTTAATCAAGGTTGGGGATACGTCATTACAAACAATAATCGGATAATTATAAAACAAACGATTATCCCTGTCATCAGTAAAAACAAAAGTTTCCAAACTGAGAAAGAAGCTATGGCAGTAGGACAATTGGTAATGAAAAAACTAGAAACAAATTTATCTCCGACCATTACCAAAAAAGATTTAATTTTATTAAAAATAAAACTGTAA